One part of the Anopheles coustani chromosome 2, idAnoCousDA_361_x.2, whole genome shotgun sequence genome encodes these proteins:
- the LOC131267707 gene encoding DNA-directed RNA polymerases I, II, and III subunit RPABC2: MDDGDFDNDDVGGDDFDDVEDDDNIDELNQEEDGDNIEIINPGQAGGGVPKNKRITTKYMTKYERARVLGTRALQIAMCAPIMVELEGETDPLQIAMKELKQRKIPIIIRRYLPDSSYEDWSIDELIIIDH, encoded by the exons ATGGATGATGGAGATTTCGATAATGATGA TGTCGGCGGGGATGATTTCGACGATGTCGAGGACGACGACAACATCGACGAACTGAACCAGGAAGAAGACGGGGATAATATAGAAATCATCAATCCCGGACAGGCAGGTGGCGGTGTACCGAAAAACAAGCGCATTACCACCAAGTACATGACCAAGTACGAGCGAGCGCGAGTCCTCGGAACCCGTGCACTACAGATTGCCATGTGCGCCCCGATCATGGTCGAACTGGAAGGCGAAACGGATCCGCTGCAAATTGCCATGAAAGAATTGAAACAACGGAAAATTCCCATAATTATACGCCGCTACCTTCCGGACTCGTCGTACGAAGATTGGAGCATCGACGAGCTCATCATAATTGATCATTAA
- the LOC131262050 gene encoding ribosome biogenesis protein BMS1 homolog has translation MGEDGEHSESKKAHKKRHSGVKADKKKAKNKPTDRTKNPKAFAITKARSAEKRFRRKEDIITKKQHIPLVDKTPEEPPPVLIAVVGPPKVGKTTLIMNMIKNFTKTNVTNIKGPITVVTSKKRRITLIECNNDINSMIDIAKCADLVLLMVDASFGFEMEIFEFLNICQVHGMPKIMGILNHLDMIKNASALKIQKKVLKHRFWKEVYDGAKLFYLSGLIHGEYLKNEIRNLGRFISVMKFRPLTWRGAHSYIVADRIEDITNAEQIRLNAKCDRDVVLYGYVRGVPLKKENMVHIAGLGDLHIDELNTLTDPCPLPSGEKKRSLLEKERLLYAPMSGVGGIVYDKDAVYIELQGSHSHKKGVVKNAEQEQIVNSFIEKKETFDVTIENQEFRLFSGGDVIKSGDFVDESRKAAQESSDDDEDDDDEEGDDRSDEDSGVEESEDEKDYVKGARLGWMPDEDGDDDENEADSDGDEDEDDDDVNEVDARSAGTKRSSGYLSSDDEEASTGNNTMSWKEGLAKRARNEYLERQATNKSLMKIVYGVFSKFHKRQQGEAAAEDENDEDDDDGLLGGIFKSLAQKQAEAQKKKSVLDVDECSFFEEYGDGVRDWTTEENKDLIKNCFVTGKWKASEDAEELLKLDDMSDGDSEVYGDFEDLETGEKHQASKPSGEESDGEVEKEEDINRGKRKISRIEEQNMSRAELMAKKMKLKAKFDSEYDNPAKDDHQIEGDHHYYEKLKADALRQSELNKKEFANLDEDVRLNIEGHRAGLYVRMNFKNVPAEFVEHFDASYPVLIGGLNMAEENVGFVNCKVKKHRWYKKTLKTGDPLIISLGWRRFQTCPIYAKVEDDFKHRYLKYTPDHVTCSMSFFGPVTPQNTGFMAIQSVAYDQKEMRKLGFRVAATGSVSETDKSVDIMKKLKLIGTPYKIYQKTTYVKGMFNTTLEVAKFEGAKVRTVSGIRGQIKKAVPPEGSFRATFEDRIMLSDIVFCRTWFKVPVPTFYAPVTNLLLPPEKKSHWVGMKTLGQLKREKNLQFEAKEDSTYKPIVREKLAFRPLTIPKSLQKALPYKDKPKLGPINPRKPFESTRVAVVLSPHEQKVAKMMNMIKTNFNSKQAKQHRAMQERSKKYKQQLTDENYKRLQRQKDLKKKVFKAISKMDTKTDEKLKTGRK, from the exons ATGGGTGAGGATGGAGAACACTCCGAGAGCAAGAAAGCTCACAAAAAGCGGCACTCAG GAGTGAAAGCGgacaagaaaaaggcaaagaaTAAACCGACTGATCGcaccaaaaacccaaaagcGTTTGCCATCACCAAGGCCCGGTCGGCCGAAAAGCGTTTCCGGCGCAAAGAGGATATTATTACCAAGAAGCAGCACATTCCGCTGGTCGATAAGACCCCGGAAGAACCACCGCCGGTGCTGATCGCTGTCGTCGGTCCACCAAAGGTTGGCAAGACCACGCTGATTATGAATATGATCAAAAATTTCACCAAAACCAACGTGACCAACATCAAGGGGCCGATCACGGTGGTGACGTCGAAGAAGCGACGAATTACCCTGATCGAATGCAACAACGACATCAACAGCATGATCGACATCGCCAAGTGTGCCGACCTGGTGCTGCTCATGGTCGATGCCAGCTTTGGCTTTGAGATGGAAATATTCGAATTCCTCAACATCTGCCAGGTGCACGGAATGCCAAAGATTATGGGCATCCTCAACCACCTGGACATGATCAAAAACGCCAGTGCGTTGAAGATACAGAAAAAGGTATTAAAACATCGTTTCTGGAAGGAGGTTTACGATGGGGCGAAGCTTTTCTATCTATCCGGGCTGATACACGGTGAATATCTGAAGAACGAGATAAGAAACTTGGGACGGTTCATTTCGGTAATGAAGTTCCGCCCGCTAACGTGGCGCGGTGCGCACAGTTACATTGTCGCCGATCGTATAGAGGACATTACGAATGCGGAGCAGATTCGTCTCAACGCCAAGTGTGACCGCGATGTAGTGCTGTACGGTTACGTTCGGGGTGTGCCTttgaagaaggaaaatatgGTACATATTGCCGGGCTGGGTGATCTACACATCGACGAGCTCAACACGTTGACCGATCCATGTCCACTGCCGTcgggagagaagaaaagaagccTCCTCGAAAAAGAGCGGCTACTTTACGCTCCCATGTCTGGCGTCGGTGGCATTGTGTACGATAAGGATGCAGTGTATATCGAACTGCAGGGTTCGCACAGTCACAAGAAGGGAGTAGTTAAAAATGCCGAGCAAGAGCAGATCGTTAACTCGTTCATCGAGAAGAAGGAAACGTTCGATGTTACGATCGAGAACCAAGAATTCCGTCTATTCAGTGGAGGGGATGTGATCAAGTCGGGCGATTTTGTCGATGAATCACGAAAGGCAGCCCAAGAGTCGAGTgacgacgatgaagatgacgatgacgaggaGGGAGATGATCGAAGTGATGAGGATTCGGGTGTCGAAGAGTCCGAAGATGAAAAGGATTACGTAAAAGGTGCCCGATTAGGCTGGATGCCTGATGAGGACGGTGATGACGATGAGAATGAAGCCGATTCCGATGGCGACGAAGAtgaggacgatgacgatgtGAACGAAGTCGACGCAAGGTCCGCGGGAACGAAGCGCTCCAGTGGATACCTTTCCTCGGACGACGAGGAGGCATCGACTGGCAATAACACAATGTCCTGGAAAGAAGGTCTTGCGAAAAGGGCCCGAAACGAGTACCTGGAGCGTCAGGCAACGAACAAAAGCCTCATGAAAATTGTGTACGGAGTTTTCAGCAAGTTTCACAAACGTCAACAGGGGGAAGCAGCTGCCGAGGACGaaaacgacgaagacgacgacgatgggttGCTCGGTGGCATTTTTAAATCCCTCGCGCAAAAGCAAGCCGAAgcacagaagaaaaaatccgTCCTCGATGTGGACGAATGCAGCTTCTTCGAAGAGTACGGCGATGGGGTGCGCGATTGGACGACGGAGGAGAACAAAGATCTAATCAAGAACTGCTTCGTGACGGGCAAGTGGAAAGCGTCGGAAGATGCGGAGGAATTGCTGAAACTGGACGACATGAGCGATGGGGACAGCGAAGTTTACGGTGACTTTGAAGACCTCGAAACTGGTGAGAAACATCAAGCGTCTAAACCATCCGGTGAAGAATCCGATGGGGAAGTGGAAAAGGAGGAAGACATTAATCGGGGCAAGAGGAAAATTTCAAGAATTGAAGAACAAAACATGTCCCGAGCGGAGCTGATGGCCAAAAAGATGAAGCTGAAGGCAAAGTTCGACTCGGAGTACGACAATCCGGCCAAGGACGACCATCAAATCGAGGGTGATCATCATTACTATGAAAAGCTAAAAGCAGACGCGCTGAGGCAGTCGGAGTTGAATAAGAAAGAATTTGCAAACCTAGACGAGGACGTGCGACTAAATATTGAAGGCCATCGGGCGGGTTTGTACGTGCGGATGAACTTCAAGAACGTTCCGGCAGAGTTTGTCGAGCATTTCGACGCAAGCTATCCGGTCCTGATCGGGGGATTGAACATGGCCGAGGAGAATGTGGGCTTCGTGAACTGCAAGGTGAAGAAGCACCGGTGGTATAAGAAAACGCTCAAGACGGGTGATCCACTGATCATTTCGCTCGGCTGGCGCCGGTTTCAGACGTGCCCGATTTACGCCAAGGTGGAGGACGATTTCAAACATCGCTACCTGAAGTATACCCCGGATCATGTGACCTGCAGTATGAGCTTCTTCGGGCCGGTAACACCCCAAAACACGGGCTTTATGGCTATCCAGTCGGTGGCTTACGACCAGAAGGAGATGCGCAAGTTGGGCTTCCGGGTGGCGGCCACCGGCTCCGTCAGCGAGACGGACAAGAGTGTGGACATTATGAAGAAGCTCAAGCTGATCGGTACACCGTACAAAATCTATCAGAAAACAACCTACGTGAAGGGCATGTTCAACACGACGCTCGAGGTGGCCAAGTTCGAGGGTGCCAAGGTTCGAACCGTGTCCGGCATTCGGGGGCAGATTAAGAAAGCCGTACCTCCGGAGGGATCGTTCCGTGCTACGTTCGAAGATCGCATCATGTTGAGCGATATCGTGTTCTGTCGGACGTGGTTCAAGGTTCCCGTGCCCACGTTCTACGCGCCGGTGACCAACTTACTGCTGCCcccggaaaagaaaagccattGGGTGGGCATGAAAACGCTGGGCCAGCTGAAGCGCGAGAAGAATCTACAGTTTGAGGCAAAGGAGGACAGTACGTACAAGCCGATCGTGCGTGAAAAACTCGCCTTCCGGCCGCTGACGATACCGAAAAGCCTCCAGAAAGCTCTTCCCTATAAAGACAAACCGAAACTTGGGCCTATCAATCCGAGAAAACCGTTCGAAAGTACCCGAGTGGCAGTGGTGCTTTCTCCGCACGAGCAAAAG GTTGCTAAAATGATGAATATGATAAAAACGAACTTTAACAGCAAACAAGCGAAACAGCATCGTGCGATGCAGGAAAGGTCGAAGAAGTATAAGCAACAGTTGACGGATGAAAACTACAAAAGGCTGCAGCGTCAGAAGGACTTGAAGAAGAAAGTTTTCAAAGCAATTAGCAAAATGGACACGAAGACGGACGAGAAACTAAAAACCGGTAGAAAGTGA
- the LOC131265861 gene encoding lebercilin, with the protein MSTALRTSFSMQSMESLYSNNSSKFSALHRRKAAARQPAIVLTSNSDVRHRVMSARMLRFKQLQNQLEVANLHIAELTKDNRLLKALQKRQDSALSKYENSNAELPKLLHSHAEEIRTWQTKYRNLQNQNKELNSKLKAKDAHILTVTDQNKHLVQLNKDKHLEERERLADRVRYLENRMMEKDNDAKLLARRLQLETKNFKAQLQQEVLKQREMAQKLERAHLEINRLNSVIEIYEKRTPSTLLKNSSFLLKTPKPSSGQQQQQLQQQQPLVRYSNGSSNKSTFPNFSEPAPVTNMDVTPKAKPLHEGEGDNEAPIPSPRILQPISPQEESPPVPQNSSKPRKRHSSKKRVELQAEEGEANEKPPEEDQHTYDEGMCSDFNQYALEQEAEFDKAIASELFRMQTEMTTAGSTKLLKSRSVKAYSATTETSYEDDYETDQSPEKAVPHLSEIFEHKARIKEIEEQYSHLSSSSPATTTNGYSPPKPRVSVRGGKKQRSTNTSDLNDTDSADSGERSSAKDLEAMKQEMHQSILKKEALLDTFCEDLHGKEPIKPQLNRPKLDNSKRIQIDPKKKQNLLEVLKAIDGDSFDK; encoded by the exons ATGTCGACCGCTTTGCGTACTTC ATTTTCTATGCAGAGTATGGAAAGCCTCTATTCGAATAACAGCTCCAAGTTTTCGGCGCTCCATCGACGCAAAGCTGCTGCTAGGCAACCGGCCATCGTACTGACTTCAAATAGCGATGTGCGACACCGGGTGATGTCAGCGCGCATGCTGCGCTTCAAGCAGCTTCAAAATCAGCTCGAGGTGGCGAATCTTCATATTGCG GAACTGACGAAAGATAATCGCTTGCTGAAGGCTTTGCAAAAGCGACAAGATTCCGCCTTATCGAAGTACGAAAATTCCAACGCTGAGCTGCCCAAACTGCTACATTCACATGCGGAAGAGATTCGCActtggcaaaccaagtatcGGAATCTGCAGAACCAGAACAAAGAGTTGAACAGCAAGCTGAAGGCTAAGGATGCACATATACTCACCGTTACGGACCAGAATAAGCACCTAGTGCAGCTCAATAAGGATAA aCATCTTGAAGAACGCGAAAGACTGGCAGATAGGGTACGCTATTTAGAAAACCGTATGATGGAAAAAGATAACGATGCCAAACTACTCGCTAGAAGACTCCAGCTGGAGACGAAAAATTTTAAAGCACAACTGCAGCAAGAAGTTCTAAAGCAGCGTGAGATGGCGCAAAAATTGGAACGGGCACATCTCGAGATTAATCGTCTGAATTCTGTTATTGAG ATTTACGAGAAACGCACACCATCTACTTTGTTGAAGAATAGTAGCTTTCTGTTGAAGACGCCAAAACCATCATCggggcagcagcaacaacagctgcagcagcaacagcctcTTGTGCGTTACAGCAATGGAAGTAGTAACAAATCTACTTTTCCG AACTTTTCTGAACCTGCTCCTGTGACCAATATGGACGTTACCCCGAAGGCAAAACCACTCCATGAAGGCGAAGGGGATAACGAAGCACCCATTCCAAGCCCACGGATTTTGCAACCGATCTCTCCGCAGGAGGAGTCACCGCCGGTACCACAAAACTCGTCGAAGCCGAGAAAGCGCCACAGTTCGAAAAAGCGGGTCGAACTGCAGGCCGAAGAAGGCGAGGCGAATGAAAAACCACCGGAGGAAGACCAGCACACGTATGATGAGGGCATGTGCTCAGATTTCAATCAGTACGCGTTGGAACAGGAAGCTGAATTCGACAAGGCCATCGCTTCGGAGCTGTTTCGCATGCAGACTGAAATGACCACTGCCGGCTCGACGAAGCTACTGAAGAGCCGGTCCGTTAAAGCGTACAGTGCCACCACCGAGACATCCTACGAGGATGACTACGAGACGGACCAATCGCCGGAGAAAGCGGTCCCCCATTTGAGCGAGATCTTTGAGCACAAGGCACGCATCAAGGAGATCGAGGAGCAGTACAGTCACCTGAGTTCGTCCTCACCtgcaaccaccaccaacggatATTCACCGCCAAAACCGAGGGTCAGCGTGCGCGGTGGCAAGAAACAACGGTCCACAAACACTTCCGACCTGAACGATACGGACTCAGCGGACAGCGGGGAGCGATCGTCGGCGAAAGATCTGGAGGCGATGAAACAGGAAATGCACCAGAGCATATTGAAGAAGGAAGCTCTGCTGGACACGTTTTGCGAAGACCTTCACGGCAAAGAGCCGATCAAGCCACAGCTGAATCGTCCGAAGCTGGACAACTCGAAGCGAATACAGATCGatccgaaaaagaaacaaaacttgtTGGAAGTGCTGAAGGCAATCGATGGCGACAGTTTTGACAAATGA
- the LOC131262088 gene encoding probable RNA-binding protein 19 translates to MSRIIIKNIPNGFDEAKLRNLFSTCGIVTDVQLKYTPEGKFRNFGFIGYENEDQATKAIKHFNNTFIRTSKISVEPCVALSETKNLKVWSKHSKQQAEKVKNEEEPAEVPEKEKSKPLTGKDVLGKHENDPLFQEYLDAHKRPGKAVWDNQFQHAEPESQPAATQRKSSSEDSAIEADELPATKSKKSKDSKDKPKKDLIPLFVAKVHNIPINTKRQDLIRFFKTTKPYSVRIPRNNKGFAYAGFKTESELKKALLMNKSFLGGNQVKIYDFTAQNGDVSQIKEKRDKEAKWERQKMNQSSETICESGKLFFRNLAYSVKEEDIRELLEKYGPVVEIDVPIDSVTRRVKGFGTATFLMPEHAVVAYNELNGTFLQGRMFHLLPAMVKNDEEAEGDATDGSNFKKKKEQLLKKTAQSSHNWNTLFMGENAVAEAVARKYDTTKEQVLISADGTGSTSAAVRLALGETEIVLEMQKFLEENGIRLDSFEAGNGKRSNTVILAKNLAPGCTVQDLRRLFAPFGILGRVVMPPSAVTAVIEFLDPSEARKAFKKLAYTVFQSLPLYLEWAPENTFKSAATQDELKRLEETPAPSEPTKTKAAAAIETPEDDTEPEEGTTLFIKNLSFTTNEDAIRERFRNVGAIHSVQIVRSKDLSGTGQNESRGYGFVQFKLRKSADHALKNLQFAQIDGRTVELARSDRTLKSAHEAQDGRKSKKAQKQTGSKILVRNIPFQANVREIRDLFKVFGDIQSLRLPRKMAAGADESHRGFCFVEFVQEPDAKRAFDTLSRSTHLYGRRLVLEWAAPEDGVDELRKRTAEQFEASSSKRPNNRKGALIKEDFFTARKTNNGDDDYLEDEGGAF, encoded by the exons ATGTCGCGAATTATCATCAAGAATATACCAAACGGG TTCGACGAGGCAAAACTCCGCAATCTTTTCAGCACATGCGGTATCGTCACCGACGTGCAGCTGAAGTACACACCGGAGGGCAAATTTCGTAACTTTGGTTTCATCGGGTACGAGAATGAAGACCAGGCGACCAAAGCGATCAAACACTTCAACAACACCTTCATCCGGACGTCCAAAATCTCCGTCGAACCGTGTGTTGCGTTGAGCGAAACGAAGAACCTGAAAGTGTGGAGCAAACACTCCAAGCAGCAAgcagaaaaagtgaaaaacgaaGAGGAACCAGCCGAAGTACCGGAGAAAGAAAAGTCAAAACCGTTGACGGGAAAGGATGTGCTCGGAAAGCACGAGAACGATCCGTTGTTCCAGGAGTATCTCGACGCACACAAACGTCCCGGCAAGGCCGTATGGGACAATCAGTTCCAGCATGCCGAACCGGAATCGCAACCGGCAGCAACGCAACGGAAGTCTTCCAGCGAAGACTCGGCCATAGAAGCGGACGAGTTACCAGCGACCAAGTCGAAGAAGTCGAAGGACTCGAAGGATAAGCCCAAAAAGGATCTGATTCCGCTGTTTGTTGCCAAAGTGCACAACATACCGATCAACACGAAGCGGCaggatttgattcgattcttcAAAACCACCAAACCATACTCGGTGCGCATCCCTCGGAACAACAAGGGTTTTGCGTATGCAGGGTTCAAGACCGAGTCCGAGCTCAAAAAGGCACTTCTGATGAATAAAAGTTTCCTCGGTGGAAATCAGGTAAAAATTTACGATTTCACCGCGCAAAATGGAGATGTCAGTCAGATCAAGGAGAAACGAGACAAAGAAGCCAAATGGGAGCGCCAGAAAATGAACCAATCCAGTGAAACCATATGTGAGTCGGGCAAACTGTTCTTCCGGAACCTAGCCTATTCCGTAAAGGAGGAAGACATACGAGAGCTGCTTGAAAAGTATGGTCCTGTTGTGGAAATCGATGTCCCGATCGATAGCGTCACGCGGAGAGTGAAG GGGTTCGGCACAGCTACGTTCCTGATGCCGGAACACGCCGTTGTGGCTTATAATGAGTTAAACGGCACGTTTCTGCAAGGTCGGATGTTTCATCTTCTTCCCGCAATGGTGAAGAACGATGAAGAAGCGGAGGGTGATGCGACCGACGGGAGCAActtcaaaaagaagaaagaacagCTTTTGAAGAAAACGGCCCAATCCAGCCACAACTGGAACACACTATTCATGGGCGAGAATGCTGTAGCCGAGGCGGTGGCCCGAAAGTACGACACGACGAAGGAACAGGTTCTTATCTCAGCAGACGGTACCGGCTCCACGAGTGCCGCGGTCCGGCTCGCCCTCGGCGAGACGGAGATTGTGCTGGAGATGCAAAAGTTTTTGGAGGAAAATGGCATACGGTTGGATTCCTTCGAAGCGGGGAATGGGAAACGATCGAACACGGTGATACTGGCCAAAAATCTTGCCCCAGGCTGTACGGTACAGGATTTGCGTCGACTTTTTGCCCCATTTGGCATTCTTGGACGTGTTGTGATGCCACCGAGCGCAGTAACAG CTGTTATTGAGTTTCTCGATCCCAGTGAGGCGCGCAAAGCATTTAAAAAGCTTGCATATACGGTCTTCCAATCGTTGCCACTCTATCTCGAATGGGCTCCGGAGAACACGTTCAAATCTGCCGCCACGCAAGACGAACTCAAGCGCCTCGAAGAAACACCCGCACCTTCGGAGCCTACTAAAACGAAGGCTGCTGCGGCGATTGAAACCCCGGAGGACGATACTGAACCGGAAGAGGGCACCACGCTGTTTATCAAGAACCTTAGCTTCACCACCAACGAAGATGCCATCCGGGAGCGGTTCCGTAATGTGGGCGCAATCCATTCGGTGCAGATAGTTCGCAGCAAGGACCTCTCCGGTACGGGTCAAAACGAAAGCCGCGGGTATGGGTTCGTCCAGTTCAAGCTTCGCAAATCGGCCGACCACGCGCTGAAGAATCTACAGTTCGCGCAAATCGATGGCCGCACGGTGGAACTGGCCCGGAGCGATCGTACGCTCAAGTCGGCCCACGAAGCCCAGGATGGACGAAAGTCAAAGAAGGCACAGAAACAGACTGGCAGCAAAATTCTGGTGCGCAACATACCGTTCCAGGCGAACGTGCGGGAAATACGAGATTTGTTCAA GGTGTTTGGAGACATTCAATCGCTGCGTCTTCCAAGGAAGATGGCTGCCGGTGCAGATGAAAGCCACCGTGGTTTCTGCTTTGTCGAATTCGTCCAAGAACCGGATGCGAAGCGAGCATTCGATACGCTCAGCCGCAGTACGCATCTCTACGGTCGTCGGTTGGTGCTGGAATGGGCCGCACCGGAAGACGGTGTGGACGAACTGCGGAAACGGACGGCCGAACAGTTCGAAGCTTCTTCCTCCAAGCGACCCAACAATCGGAAGGGTGCTCTTATTAAGGAAGATTTTTTTACCGCTCGAAAGACCAACAACGGGGATGATGATTATTTGGAAGATGAGGGTGGTGCCTTTTGA